The following are encoded in a window of Roseivirga misakiensis genomic DNA:
- a CDS encoding DUF4199 domain-containing protein — MEDQLTTGQVAKKWGLIYGLVATVINLIPLLLEVQPPWWQVVNVIVAIVIYALATKEFKTENGGYMSFGKGFKISMIAALIGGAIRNVVNYIYIKFIDPTVMERMQQAVVDSWRDQGMSEEQIEQMSGLSSGLSNPEIALILGYVVVLLGGLIWGAIVSAINKNEAEDF, encoded by the coding sequence ATGGAAGATCAATTAACTACAGGTCAAGTGGCCAAAAAATGGGGGTTAATTTATGGCCTTGTAGCTACTGTAATAAATTTAATACCTCTTTTACTTGAGGTACAACCACCTTGGTGGCAGGTTGTTAATGTTATCGTTGCCATAGTAATCTATGCCCTTGCGACTAAAGAGTTTAAGACTGAGAACGGTGGTTATATGTCTTTTGGTAAAGGGTTCAAAATCAGTATGATTGCCGCTCTAATTGGTGGTGCTATTAGAAATGTTGTTAACTACATATATATCAAGTTCATTGACCCAACAGTAATGGAACGCATGCAGCAAGCGGTAGTAGACAGCTGGAGAGATCAAGGAATGTCAGAAGAGCAGATAGAGCAAATGTCAGGTTTATCATCTGGACTCTCTAATCCGGAAATAGCGTTGATTCTAGGGTATGTAGTCGTGCTTTTAGGTGGTCTGATTTGGGGCGCAATAGTTTCAGCAATAAATAAAAACGAAGCCGAAGACTTTTAG
- a CDS encoding class I SAM-dependent methyltransferase, whose product MKKLISFMLRNVPRRYLQYFSHYGLRFISIFMRGNNVECPVCEISYRKFLPYGRLNPRPNALCPDSLSLERHRLMWLYLKDRTDFFTADKRLLHIAPELCFIKKFKNMPNIDYTSADLESPLADVKMDVHAIPFDENTFDVVFCNHVMEHVENDIKAMSEIHRVLKPGGWAIIQSPQDYSREETLEDPTITDPKERERVYWQDDHVRLFGLDYGKRLEKAGFNVTEDKYVMELAEDVVQRYALPKNEIIYFCAKG is encoded by the coding sequence ATGAAGAAACTAATAAGTTTCATGTTGAGGAACGTTCCTCGACGCTACTTGCAGTATTTTAGTCATTATGGGCTAAGATTTATCAGCATTTTCATGAGAGGCAACAATGTTGAGTGTCCCGTGTGCGAAATTTCTTACCGTAAATTTCTTCCTTATGGTAGATTGAACCCTAGGCCAAATGCTTTGTGCCCTGATTCTTTGTCATTAGAAAGGCACCGTCTTATGTGGCTTTACCTAAAGGATCGCACTGATTTCTTTACAGCAGACAAACGGTTACTCCACATTGCCCCAGAACTCTGCTTTATCAAGAAGTTCAAGAATATGCCTAACATTGATTATACCTCGGCAGATCTGGAATCTCCCCTGGCTGATGTGAAGATGGATGTACATGCGATTCCATTCGATGAAAATACTTTTGATGTAGTTTTTTGCAACCACGTTATGGAGCATGTAGAAAACGATATCAAAGCGATGAGTGAAATTCATCGTGTTTTAAAGCCGGGCGGTTGGGCAATTATTCAATCTCCACAAGACTATAGCCGCGAAGAGACGCTGGAAGATCCAACTATTACGGATCCTAAAGAACGTGAAAGAGTTTATTGGCAGGATGACCATGTACGCCTTTTTGGTCTTGACTATGGCAAAAGACTTGAAAAAGCTGGCTTTAATGTCACTGAAGACAAATATGTAATGGAGTTAGCCGAGGATGTAGTACAGCGATACGCACTACCGAAAAACGAAATTATTTACTTCTGCGCGAAGGGTTGA
- a CDS encoding dihydroorotase, with the protein MEFLIRAAEILQPNTPLHKVKKDILISNGKIAKIEDQIDFDGQIVSAEYLKVSAGWMDMRAHYNDPGIEHKEDLISGTQTALSGGFTDVVLLPNTDPIVSTKNGISYYQRFNESAQVTLHPLAALTIDCEGKEITEMIDLHTAGAVAFSDGLNPVWHTDILLKGLQYLQKFDGLLINKPEDKLLTSFGHMNEGEVSTMLGLKGMPVLSETVMIQRDLSLLAYAGGKIHFSLISSAESVELIREAKAQGLRVTCDVGVNYLKYTDADLSDYDTNLKVNPPYRTETDRLTLIAAVKDGTIDVVVSDHTPHDEECKKLEFDLADFGSTNQQTFYSVMLEVFGDDLDALIDRFSTMPREILGLENSQIAVGNDACLTLFNPSTQWTFDAKTNNSKSVASPLFNSELNGSVVGVVNKGSLFLNEYEA; encoded by the coding sequence ATGGAATTTTTAATCCGTGCCGCAGAGATTCTGCAACCCAATACTCCCCTCCACAAGGTCAAAAAAGATATACTTATTTCTAATGGTAAAATTGCCAAGATAGAAGATCAGATAGATTTTGATGGTCAGATAGTCAGTGCTGAATACTTAAAAGTTAGCGCAGGATGGATGGATATGCGGGCGCACTATAATGATCCTGGAATTGAGCACAAAGAAGACCTGATTTCAGGAACTCAAACTGCTTTGTCAGGTGGCTTTACAGATGTAGTTCTCCTACCCAATACCGATCCGATTGTAAGTACAAAAAATGGAATATCGTACTATCAAAGATTCAATGAAAGCGCACAAGTAACACTTCACCCCTTGGCGGCGCTCACCATAGATTGTGAAGGAAAAGAGATCACAGAGATGATTGATCTGCATACGGCTGGAGCCGTAGCGTTTTCTGATGGACTTAATCCCGTATGGCATACGGATATCTTGTTGAAAGGGCTACAGTATCTTCAAAAGTTCGATGGACTATTGATCAATAAGCCAGAGGATAAGCTGCTGACATCTTTTGGTCATATGAATGAAGGAGAAGTGAGTACTATGTTAGGCCTAAAGGGTATGCCAGTACTATCAGAAACGGTTATGATCCAACGAGATTTGAGTCTTTTGGCCTATGCAGGTGGTAAAATTCACTTTAGTTTAATTTCAAGTGCCGAGAGTGTAGAACTTATTAGAGAAGCTAAGGCTCAAGGTTTAAGGGTCACTTGCGATGTTGGGGTTAATTATTTGAAATACACGGATGCCGACCTAAGTGATTACGATACAAACCTCAAGGTAAATCCGCCTTATAGGACAGAAACGGATCGGTTGACTTTAATAGCCGCCGTAAAAGATGGAACTATTGATGTAGTGGTAAGTGATCATACACCGCACGATGAAGAGTGCAAAAAGTTAGAGTTCGATCTAGCAGACTTTGGGTCCACTAATCAACAAACATTCTACAGTGTCATGTTAGAAGTATTCGGAGATGATCTAGATGCATTAATAGATCGCTTCTCGACAATGCCACGTGAGATATTAGGTTTGGAAAATAGTCAGATCGCTGTGGGAAATGATGCTTGTCTTACACTCTTTAACCCAAGTACCCAATGGACATTTGATGCTAAAACAAATAATTCCAAGTCGGTTGCCTCTCCACTTTTTAACTCAGAATTAAATGGTTCTGTAGTTGGGGTGGTCAACAAAGGGAGCTTATTCTTAAATGAATATGAAGCTTAA
- a CDS encoding ABC transporter permease, producing MDFNKKSLLSNFYIAMEAVIANKLRSLLTALGIIFGVAAVIAMLAIGNGAQSEILEQIELVGVNNIIVKPNIEQVEQTLGDDTDEDSNKFSPGLKLLDVESIRENIPGVKRLSPEILLETYIIKNGIRRSSKLVGVEPSYFEVANFELQRGKMFSEMQLRKGTPVCIIGKGIQSKFFPRENPIGKKIKVGSQWLEVVGVLKERFISEKAISNLGIRDYNMDVYTPIQTVLVRYINRDLVTGSGLKKNFGTSFRSFGRGGFSITTTTSDDSDKKPSNYHQIDRLVVQVNESEKLNPTADVLARMLERRHFGVVDFEVSIPELLLKQQQRTQNIFNIVLAAIAAISLLVGGIGIMNIMLASVLERIKEIGLRLSIGAKKADIIMQFLFESVVISVSGGIVGVILGVGLAYAVSSLADFPTQISFTSILISFGVAATVGLIFGITPAKRAAEQDPITSLRHE from the coding sequence ATGGATTTTAATAAGAAAAGTTTATTGTCCAATTTCTACATTGCTATGGAGGCAGTGATCGCAAATAAATTGAGATCACTCCTTACGGCATTGGGGATCATCTTTGGTGTGGCCGCGGTAATCGCTATGCTTGCCATTGGTAATGGTGCTCAATCTGAGATTTTGGAACAAATAGAGCTAGTTGGTGTCAATAACATTATTGTCAAACCAAATATCGAGCAGGTAGAACAAACGTTAGGGGACGATACCGACGAAGATTCGAATAAGTTTTCTCCTGGTCTAAAGCTGTTAGATGTAGAGAGTATTAGAGAGAATATACCAGGTGTAAAACGACTAAGCCCTGAAATACTTCTAGAAACCTACATTATTAAAAATGGTATCAGAAGATCTTCAAAGTTGGTTGGTGTAGAGCCAAGTTATTTTGAGGTAGCCAATTTTGAGCTACAGCGCGGTAAAATGTTCAGCGAGATGCAGCTTCGTAAAGGAACACCAGTATGTATTATTGGAAAAGGTATACAGTCTAAATTCTTTCCGAGAGAAAACCCAATTGGTAAAAAAATCAAGGTAGGTAGTCAATGGCTAGAAGTTGTTGGAGTGCTAAAAGAGAGGTTTATTTCTGAAAAAGCGATCTCAAACCTAGGTATTCGAGATTATAATATGGATGTTTATACTCCAATTCAGACCGTACTTGTCAGGTATATTAATCGAGATTTGGTAACAGGTTCAGGCTTAAAAAAGAATTTCGGTACAAGCTTCAGATCTTTCGGAAGAGGTGGGTTTTCCATTACTACGACTACTTCAGATGACAGTGATAAAAAACCATCAAATTATCACCAAATCGATCGTTTGGTAGTTCAAGTAAATGAATCTGAAAAATTAAATCCAACAGCCGATGTTTTAGCTAGAATGCTTGAAAGAAGGCATTTTGGAGTAGTAGATTTTGAAGTTTCAATACCAGAACTTCTCCTAAAACAGCAGCAAAGGACACAGAACATATTCAATATTGTACTTGCCGCAATTGCCGCGATTTCACTTTTAGTAGGTGGTATTGGTATTATGAATATCATGCTTGCTTCTGTACTAGAAAGAATTAAAGAAATAGGATTACGTTTATCAATTGGAGCAAAAAAGGCTGATATCATTATGCAGTTCCTCTTTGAGTCAGTCGTTATATCTGTTTCTGGAGGCATTGTGGGTGTAATTTTAGGTGTAGGTTTAGCCTATGCAGTATCCAGTCTAGCAGATTTCCCAACCCAAATTAGTTTCACTTCGATACTAATATCATTTGGTGTTGCGGCAACTGTAGGACTAATTTTTGGGATAACACCTGCCAAACGAGCAGCAGAGCAAGATCCAATTACATCATTAAGACACGAATAA
- a CDS encoding BatA domain-containing protein — protein sequence MHTLPVFIIFESPSLLFGLFAILIPIFIHLFNLRRVKKIEFSNTALLRKVKEETSSKRRPVEILILISRIFAISCLVLAFARPIYKSEQNELSFQDEVLLYLDNSQSLSVKGDGDQIGFDKAYNLAQGIVNAYPEGTVFRFIENGYSNSVTTEFTKASLTDNLTEVEQIGVGRSFEEIIQRKNGQGLEGDVYLISDFQEQDGLNSLPVDSLSQYFLVPISGTDYSNISIDTAFLKNTFLSGNVTNVLSVRFKRNDKSTNNISSKLYFDDQLSGTAEIDFGETLFAEHDFEIPTNEANLEKIRLTIDDPGLSFDNDFYLTINQLDKVRVIELYDSQSPSYLSSLFEDNELFQFNRLNTNALDNEAIASADFILINELNNYSNQLQTAISGALNDGKTVVIVPAKNARSESFTGLGVNTIMDTKELIALDVPDYENPFFEGVFEENSPSLDMPSALTTFRLMNEELAYLTFRNGRSFLSKVVSEGNLFFFASSFETGQTTFTNHAIFVPVMYKLALGSKVSLTNLYYYTDSETIFFPIDRPDNSQVYSLRKNDELIIPDQRQEEGRLIMEIPKDLIETGHYELVLDDTPVGLLSFNLPKQESDVKPIAFDALEDLTSSNNISILNSASSASIESDLTASINGLPLWKYALLAGLLFLFVEIILIRYL from the coding sequence ATGCATACCCTGCCTGTATTCATAATTTTCGAATCACCTTCATTGCTATTCGGATTGTTCGCAATTCTAATACCTATATTCATCCACCTCTTTAACCTCAGAAGAGTAAAGAAAATAGAGTTCTCTAATACCGCACTCCTCAGAAAGGTTAAAGAAGAAACATCTTCGAAAAGGCGTCCCGTCGAAATACTGATTCTTATCTCCAGAATCTTCGCCATCTCATGTTTAGTTTTAGCATTTGCCAGACCTATATATAAAAGCGAACAAAATGAGTTGAGCTTCCAAGATGAAGTGTTACTCTATTTAGACAATTCTCAAAGTCTTTCAGTAAAGGGTGATGGTGATCAAATTGGTTTTGATAAAGCCTATAACCTGGCACAAGGTATTGTAAATGCTTATCCCGAAGGTACAGTGTTTAGGTTTATTGAAAACGGCTATAGCAATTCCGTGACTACCGAATTTACTAAAGCATCGTTGACGGATAACCTCACAGAAGTAGAACAGATTGGAGTTGGCCGATCGTTTGAGGAAATCATACAAAGAAAAAATGGCCAGGGACTAGAGGGGGATGTTTATCTAATCTCTGATTTCCAAGAACAAGACGGTCTGAATAGTCTACCTGTCGATTCATTGAGTCAATATTTCTTAGTTCCTATATCTGGTACCGACTATTCAAATATCTCTATTGATACCGCCTTTTTAAAGAATACTTTTCTATCAGGCAATGTCACTAACGTCTTAAGTGTAAGGTTCAAGCGAAATGATAAGAGCACGAATAATATTAGCAGTAAGCTCTATTTCGATGATCAACTTTCGGGCACAGCGGAGATCGATTTTGGAGAGACATTATTCGCCGAACATGATTTTGAGATACCAACCAACGAGGCGAACCTAGAAAAAATCAGACTTACCATCGATGATCCAGGTTTATCTTTTGATAATGATTTCTATCTCACGATTAATCAACTTGATAAAGTGAGGGTAATCGAGCTCTACGATAGTCAATCACCATCGTACTTGTCATCGCTTTTTGAAGATAATGAGCTTTTTCAATTTAATAGGTTAAACACCAATGCACTTGACAACGAAGCGATAGCTTCCGCAGACTTTATCCTTATCAATGAGCTCAATAATTACTCAAACCAATTGCAAACAGCGATATCTGGGGCGTTAAATGATGGGAAAACTGTAGTAATTGTACCCGCCAAAAATGCTAGGAGTGAGAGTTTTACAGGTTTAGGGGTTAATACAATAATGGATACAAAAGAATTGATCGCACTTGATGTGCCAGACTACGAGAATCCATTTTTTGAAGGCGTTTTCGAAGAAAATTCACCAAGCCTTGATATGCCTTCAGCCCTAACAACATTTAGATTAATGAATGAGGAGTTGGCCTACTTGACTTTTCGAAATGGTCGATCCTTTTTGTCAAAAGTAGTGAGTGAAGGTAATCTCTTTTTCTTTGCTAGTAGTTTCGAAACTGGCCAAACCACTTTTACCAATCATGCAATTTTTGTTCCTGTCATGTACAAACTGGCACTTGGGAGTAAGGTCAGCTTGACCAACTTATATTATTATACCGACAGTGAAACGATCTTTTTTCCAATAGATCGCCCAGATAATAGTCAAGTTTACTCCTTAAGAAAAAATGATGAATTAATAATTCCAGATCAAAGACAAGAAGAAGGCCGATTGATAATGGAGATTCCCAAAGATCTTATTGAAACTGGACATTATGAATTAGTACTGGACGATACACCAGTCGGTTTGCTATCCTTTAATCTACCAAAACAAGAGTCCGACGTTAAACCGATTGCTTTTGATGCTTTAGAAGATTTAACTTCTTCTAACAATATCTCGATACTTAACTCGGCGAGTAGTGCTAGTATAGAAAGTGATCTTACCGCAAGTATAAATGGTTTACCACTTTGGAAGTATGCTTTATTGGCTGGATTACTTTTTCTTTTTGTGGAGATAATTTTAATCCGATATTTGTAG
- a CDS encoding DUF4199 domain-containing protein: MKLKKINPLIPQISVRFGAVGGVLAIVAFLVFHFIGLPPGSLLSFIATILVVGMFMFLPMKGFKSHNNGEFRFYHGMTIGFISYLSIATIFSLFYLLFITVIEPDYLIDKMEFLKENLIEQKEQKIEEFGPEVYERQLKGMDSTSVSADVLSEFAKRLFIGLFIAPVFSIILRTRQA, from the coding sequence ATGAAGCTTAAAAAAATTAATCCGCTCATTCCTCAAATTTCAGTTCGTTTTGGAGCTGTTGGTGGTGTATTAGCGATAGTTGCGTTTTTGGTTTTCCACTTTATTGGTTTACCTCCCGGAAGCCTTCTTTCATTTATAGCCACAATTCTTGTTGTGGGTATGTTTATGTTCTTACCAATGAAGGGATTTAAATCGCACAATAATGGCGAATTTAGGTTCTATCATGGTATGACTATTGGCTTCATTAGTTACTTATCTATTGCTACGATCTTCAGCCTATTTTATCTGCTTTTTATTACAGTGATAGAGCCAGATTATCTGATCGATAAAATGGAGTTTTTGAAAGAGAACCTCATCGAGCAAAAGGAACAGAAAATAGAAGAGTTTGGCCCAGAAGTCTATGAACGACAGCTCAAAGGAATGGACTCAACTTCAGTTTCGGCGGATGTTTTGAGTGAGTTTGCGAAACGACTATTTATAGGCCTGTTCATCGCGCCAGTTTTTTCCATAATTCTACGGACACGTCAAGCCTAA
- a CDS encoding efflux RND transporter periplasmic adaptor subunit yields the protein MRNKLIIFGIVVVGIIIVAVQVFNPSKAEDSAVLFAEAERGEFTVEVTTTGELSAERSTKIIGPAAARDFGIRQMTIQRLVEEGTQVREGEFVAQLDPGELYDKIQAEKDRLTAEIAEYDNAKIDTALTLSSERDKLINLDYNIEEKKLQIEQSQYEPPATKKKYENELEKLKRDKLRANENYILKIEQAKAKMIEATSDLKRVRDRYERMQKLIADFTITAPQAGMVIYTKGGFGGDRVVEGSQINVWSPDVAELPDLSSMISTTFINEVDIRKVKPGQPVEMGLDAFPEKKLTGKVMRVARVGQQNPNSDAKVFEVVVRLNERDSDLRPAMTTSNIIVTERLEDVVYVPLECLHVYNDSINYVVKKGGSLQEVKVGKTNSNEAVIEMGVEAGDMLYMSLPESLDGKEPKLIPELDGTRMQKYEAAPEQLLNEEWLMPDGSPMNPRIIDALKQRGAKTPAEALEMMKSFGNRGGSRSGGGRPRGGASTSGATTSGQPSN from the coding sequence ATGAGAAACAAATTAATAATTTTTGGTATCGTAGTCGTTGGTATTATCATCGTCGCGGTTCAAGTATTTAATCCATCGAAAGCTGAAGATTCGGCTGTGCTTTTTGCTGAGGCAGAACGCGGAGAATTTACAGTTGAAGTAACTACCACTGGAGAGTTGTCTGCAGAGCGATCAACAAAAATCATTGGCCCAGCAGCGGCTAGAGATTTTGGTATTCGTCAAATGACCATCCAGAGACTTGTCGAGGAAGGTACTCAAGTAAGAGAGGGTGAGTTTGTTGCTCAACTAGACCCAGGAGAATTATACGACAAGATTCAGGCTGAAAAAGACCGATTAACTGCGGAAATTGCTGAGTACGATAATGCTAAAATTGATACAGCATTAACGTTAAGTAGCGAAAGAGACAAACTTATAAATCTCGATTACAACATCGAGGAGAAAAAGTTGCAAATAGAACAATCTCAGTATGAGCCGCCTGCAACTAAAAAGAAATATGAGAATGAGCTTGAAAAGCTTAAAAGAGATAAGCTCAGAGCGAATGAGAATTATATTCTAAAAATAGAGCAAGCCAAAGCTAAGATGATCGAAGCTACCTCTGATTTGAAAAGAGTTAGAGATAGATACGAGAGAATGCAAAAGCTAATCGCTGATTTTACGATTACTGCGCCACAAGCAGGAATGGTAATCTACACGAAAGGTGGATTTGGCGGGGACAGAGTAGTAGAAGGTTCTCAGATCAATGTTTGGTCTCCCGATGTAGCCGAGTTGCCAGATTTGTCTAGTATGATATCAACTACGTTTATTAATGAGGTGGATATCCGAAAGGTAAAGCCAGGTCAACCTGTTGAGATGGGCTTGGACGCTTTCCCAGAAAAGAAATTAACTGGTAAAGTAATGCGGGTTGCGAGAGTAGGTCAGCAAAACCCTAACTCAGACGCAAAAGTATTTGAAGTAGTGGTGAGACTCAATGAAAGAGATTCTGATTTACGACCAGCAATGACTACAAGTAACATCATTGTAACAGAGAGATTAGAAGATGTAGTTTACGTTCCATTGGAATGTCTACATGTTTACAACGATTCAATCAATTATGTTGTGAAAAAAGGAGGTTCTCTACAAGAAGTTAAAGTTGGAAAAACCAACAGTAATGAAGCCGTAATTGAAATGGGTGTTGAAGCTGGAGATATGCTTTACATGTCTTTACCTGAGTCACTAGACGGTAAAGAGCCTAAGCTTATTCCTGAGCTAGATGGTACTAGAATGCAGAAATATGAGGCAGCCCCTGAACAATTACTAAATGAAGAGTGGCTAATGCCTGACGGTTCACCAATGAACCCTAGAATTATTGATGCTTTGAAACAAAGAGGTGCTAAGACACCTGCCGAAGCGCTTGAAATGATGAAGAGTTTTGGAAATAGAGGTGGAAGCAGAAGTGGTGGAGGACGACCAAGAGGAGGTGCATCTACGTCTGGCGCAACTACATCAGGGCAACCATCTAACTAA
- a CDS encoding glycosyltransferase produces the protein MRLYSVVIPVYNRPEEVRELLTSLLDQTFKNFEVLIIEDGSTNKCDQVVEEFNHQLNIRYYFKENSGQGFTRNYGFKKAKGDYLIVFDSDCLIPNHYFQTVDDFLEVNSIDAFGGPDSAHPSFNTLQKAISYSMTSPFTTGGIRGNKKHVGKFHPRSFNMGISRKVFEETGGYRLTRMGEDIEFSIRVINAGFKTGLIESAYVYHKRRTSISQFYKQLHFFGRARVNVNRFFPGEMKLIHLLPAVFTLGFIGWLSTYLWSDLLFKIGGLTISFFFLAILIHSSLKTKNIAVGFASICTAFVQLFAYGMGLITEKISPRGNQPFAQK, from the coding sequence ATGAGACTATATTCCGTCGTAATACCCGTTTATAATCGCCCAGAAGAAGTTAGAGAGTTACTAACCTCCTTACTCGATCAAACATTCAAGAACTTTGAGGTACTGATCATTGAAGATGGTTCGACTAACAAGTGTGACCAAGTCGTTGAAGAGTTCAACCATCAACTTAACATTAGATATTACTTTAAAGAAAATTCAGGTCAGGGTTTCACCAGAAATTATGGCTTTAAAAAAGCAAAAGGGGATTACTTGATTGTATTTGACTCTGACTGTTTGATTCCCAATCACTATTTCCAAACCGTCGATGACTTTCTAGAAGTTAATAGTATTGATGCCTTTGGTGGCCCTGATAGTGCCCACCCTTCTTTTAATACATTGCAAAAGGCTATAAGTTATTCCATGACATCACCCTTCACCACGGGTGGAATTCGTGGTAATAAGAAACATGTTGGGAAATTCCATCCAAGGAGTTTCAATATGGGGATTTCCAGAAAAGTCTTCGAAGAAACTGGCGGTTATCGATTGACTAGAATGGGTGAAGATATTGAGTTCAGTATCAGAGTAATAAATGCGGGTTTCAAAACCGGTCTTATTGAATCTGCCTATGTATATCATAAGCGGAGAACAAGTATATCTCAGTTTTATAAACAGCTACATTTTTTTGGGAGAGCTAGGGTCAATGTTAATCGTTTTTTTCCGGGTGAAATGAAATTGATTCATTTGTTACCAGCCGTTTTTACCCTTGGGTTTATCGGATGGTTAAGCACATATCTCTGGAGCGACTTACTTTTTAAAATCGGCGGTTTAACGATTTCCTTCTTCTTTTTAGCGATTCTGATTCACTCATCGCTGAAGACCAAGAATATTGCGGTAGGTTTTGCGAGCATTTGTACGGCATTTGTACAGTTATTTGCCTACGGCATGGGATTAATTACCGAGAAAATCAGTCCTAGAGGTAATCAACCCTTCGCGCAGAAGTAA
- a CDS encoding glycosyltransferase family 2 protein, whose protein sequence is MTQISIVIPLYNEEESLPELIEWISRVMNKHGFLYEIILVDDGSDDKSWTVIESLAPNHPIKGIKFNMNYGKSAALNVGFKHTVGEVVITMDADLQDSPDEIPELYEMVKSGTQLVSGWKKKRFDPISKTVPSKLFNGVTRILSGIKLHDFNCGLKAYDQRLVKTLDIYGEMHRYIPVIAKRNGFNKIGEKVVEHRARKYGKTKFGLERFIYGFLDLLSISFVSRYKKRPMHFFGSLGTVSFLLGFISVIWIVWEKVRATIFLKTSDYREVVDQPLFFIAITAIIIGVQLFLAGFVGEMMVMNSHKRNDYIYDETIGLDQ, encoded by the coding sequence TTGACACAAATATCAATTGTAATACCACTCTACAACGAAGAAGAGTCACTACCAGAACTCATAGAATGGATAAGCCGTGTTATGAACAAGCATGGCTTTCTTTATGAAATAATTTTGGTAGACGACGGTAGCGATGATAAATCGTGGACTGTAATTGAATCGCTTGCTCCTAATCACCCTATAAAGGGTATAAAGTTCAATATGAACTATGGTAAATCCGCCGCACTCAATGTTGGGTTTAAGCATACTGTTGGTGAGGTGGTTATTACGATGGATGCCGACTTACAAGATAGCCCGGATGAAATCCCTGAACTTTATGAAATGGTAAAGTCAGGTACTCAACTTGTTTCTGGCTGGAAAAAGAAGCGATTCGACCCGATTTCTAAGACGGTTCCATCTAAACTCTTCAATGGTGTTACAAGAATTCTTTCTGGTATTAAACTTCATGATTTCAATTGCGGCCTAAAAGCCTATGACCAGCGTTTGGTTAAAACCCTAGATATATATGGGGAAATGCACCGCTACATACCAGTAATTGCGAAGCGAAATGGCTTCAATAAAATTGGAGAGAAGGTGGTTGAGCATCGAGCTAGGAAATACGGAAAAACTAAATTCGGATTAGAACGGTTCATATATGGTTTTCTAGACCTACTTTCTATATCGTTTGTATCAAGATATAAGAAAAGGCCGATGCACTTTTTCGGTAGCTTAGGAACAGTATCTTTCTTGTTGGGCTTTATTTCTGTGATCTGGATTGTATGGGAAAAGGTCCGTGCAACTATTTTCTTGAAGACTTCTGATTACCGAGAGGTAGTAGATCAGCCCCTCTTTTTTATCGCAATCACCGCCATAATCATTGGTGTGCAGCTTTTTCTGGCAGGTTTTGTTGGGGAAATGATGGTGATGAATTCGCACAAGAGAAACGATTATATATATGATGAGACCATTGGTTTGGATCAATGA